A stretch of the Polaribacter pacificus genome encodes the following:
- a CDS encoding NADP(H)-dependent aldo-keto reductase, producing MKYTTLGTTDIKVSKICLGTMTWGQQNTEEEGHQQLDFALDKGVNFIDTAEMYSVPARPETYGSTEKIIGTWLKKTKKRDQVVLASKISGPSAHTAHIRSDGFSKRALNEALENSLKRLQTDYIDLYQLHWPERGVNCFGVREYPYKKHKEHPGDFLEILETLDAFVKVGKIRQIGLSNETPWGTLQYLQTAHKHSLPRVVSIQNSYSLLHRSYEYGMSEVSMRENVGLLAYSPLAFGVLSGKYTQGNKPKDARVSLFPNYSRYSSKQSEVAVLKYQEIAQKHGLSLAEMSLAFVNQLPFLTSTIIGATKMSQLKENLNSINIVLSKDIIDQINEVHKLIPNPAP from the coding sequence ATGAAATATACGACCTTAGGAACTACTGATATTAAAGTGAGCAAAATTTGCCTTGGAACTATGACTTGGGGACAGCAAAATACAGAAGAAGAAGGACATCAACAGCTAGATTTTGCTTTAGATAAGGGCGTTAATTTTATAGATACTGCAGAAATGTATTCTGTGCCTGCGAGACCAGAAACCTATGGATCTACAGAAAAAATCATAGGGACTTGGCTCAAAAAAACCAAGAAAAGAGATCAGGTGGTTTTGGCTTCTAAAATCTCAGGGCCCAGTGCTCATACAGCACACATTCGCAGCGACGGTTTTAGTAAAAGGGCGCTTAATGAAGCCTTAGAAAACAGTTTAAAAAGACTACAAACAGATTATATTGATTTATATCAGCTTCATTGGCCTGAACGCGGTGTAAATTGTTTTGGGGTCAGAGAATATCCCTATAAAAAACACAAAGAACATCCTGGAGATTTTTTAGAGATCCTAGAGACTTTAGATGCTTTTGTAAAAGTAGGTAAGATTAGACAAATAGGTCTTTCTAACGAAACTCCTTGGGGAACTTTACAGTATTTACAAACAGCCCATAAACATAGCCTCCCTAGAGTTGTAAGTATTCAAAATTCGTATTCCTTATTGCATAGATCTTATGAGTACGGAATGTCTGAGGTTTCTATGAGAGAAAATGTAGGCTTATTGGCCTATTCTCCTTTGGCTTTTGGGGTATTGTCCGGAAAATATACTCAAGGAAATAAACCAAAAGATGCTCGCGTAAGCTTGTTTCCAAATTACAGTCGTTATTCGAGTAAACAATCAGAAGTTGCTGTATTAAAATACCAAGAGATCGCTCAAAAACACGGGTTGAGCTTGGCAGAAATGTCTTTGGCATTTGTCAATCAACTTCCTTTTTTAACAAGCACAATAATTGGCGCCACTAAAATGAGTCAGTTAAAAGAGAACCTTAATAGTATCAATATTGTTTTATCAAAAGATATAATTGATCAAATAAATGAGGTTCATAAACTGATTCCAAACCCGGCACCGTAA
- the ybeY gene encoding rRNA maturation RNase YbeY, with protein sequence MIEFNFEFEFKLTNEADLKDWISQCIESENHSLGEINYIFCDDDYLHNLNVTFLKHDTLTDIISFDNTMGTLVSGDIFISVERVKENAEIFKVSFEEELHRVMIHGILHYLGYKDKTVAEKSEMRSKENYYLQLISN encoded by the coding sequence ATGATTGAATTTAATTTTGAATTTGAGTTTAAGCTAACGAATGAAGCTGATCTAAAAGATTGGATTTCACAATGTATAGAATCAGAAAATCATAGCTTAGGAGAGATCAATTATATTTTTTGTGACGATGATTATCTTCATAATTTAAATGTAACTTTTTTAAAACACGATACCTTAACTGACATCATTAGTTTTGACAATACCATGGGTACTTTAGTTTCTGGAGATATTTTTATTTCTGTTGAACGTGTTAAAGAAAATGCTGAAATCTTTAAGGTTTCTTTTGAAGAAGAACTTCACCGGGTTATGATTCATGGTATTCTTCATTATCTTGGATATAAAGATAAAACGGTAGCAGAGAAAAGCGAAATGCGTTCTAAAGAAAATTATTATTTACAGCTTATAAGTAATTGA
- a CDS encoding DUF6370 family protein translates to MMKKLVVLSVLLFFACSENKEKTFVAEVSCGQCQFHLTGQEGCDLAIKFEGKAYFVDGAHIDDFGDAHDKNSGFCEVIRTAEVTGKLENNRFKATSIKLIEK, encoded by the coding sequence ATGATGAAAAAATTAGTAGTGCTTAGTGTCTTGTTATTTTTTGCATGTTCAGAAAATAAAGAAAAAACCTTTGTTGCCGAAGTTTCTTGTGGGCAATGTCAGTTTCATTTAACAGGACAAGAAGGCTGTGATTTGGCTATCAAGTTTGAAGGTAAAGCCTATTTTGTGGATGGTGCACATATTGATGATTTTGGCGATGCCCATGACAAAAATAGCGGTTTTTGTGAGGTGATAAGAACCGCAGAAGTTACAGGAAAACTAGAGAACAATCGTTTTAAAGCAACTTCTATTAAACTTATTGAAAAGTAA
- a CDS encoding class I SAM-dependent methyltransferase, producing the protein MTSTEELYNNLEPYLDCTDYSVSNEPFSLLINKEFNLLVTQPVPEQLSKYYESPAYISHSNTSKTIVDKIYQGVRKFTLQKKVKLINSFNSSTKLLLDVGCGTGDFLKQANENGWSVTGVEPNLGARNLASSKGISVFEDLTALENQQYDVISLWHVLEHVEQLDEYLNQIKKLLKEDGVLIIAVPNFNSYDAEYYKNFWAAYDVPRHVWHFSQQAISKLMKERAMSVFKILPMKFDSYYVSLLSEKYKNSKNNFIKAFYIGFVSNIKARKSSEYSSLIYLIKKDK; encoded by the coding sequence ATGACTAGCACAGAAGAACTTTATAATAATTTAGAACCCTATTTAGATTGTACAGATTATAGTGTTTCAAACGAACCTTTTTCTTTATTAATAAACAAAGAGTTTAATTTGTTAGTTACACAACCTGTTCCAGAACAGCTTTCAAAATACTATGAAAGCCCTGCTTATATTTCTCATAGCAACACCAGCAAAACAATAGTAGATAAAATTTATCAAGGGGTTCGAAAATTTACCTTACAAAAAAAGGTAAAGCTGATCAATTCATTTAACAGCTCTACTAAACTACTTTTAGATGTGGGTTGTGGTACTGGAGATTTTTTAAAACAAGCCAATGAAAACGGCTGGTCGGTGACAGGAGTAGAACCTAATCTAGGAGCTAGAAATTTAGCTTCTAGCAAAGGGATTTCTGTTTTTGAAGATTTAACAGCTTTAGAAAATCAACAGTATGATGTTATTTCTCTATGGCATGTTTTAGAACATGTAGAACAACTAGATGAATACCTTAACCAAATAAAAAAATTGTTAAAAGAAGACGGTGTTTTAATCATCGCCGTTCCAAATTTTAATAGTTATGACGCCGAGTATTATAAAAATTTTTGGGCAGCTTATGATGTACCAAGACATGTATGGCATTTTTCACAACAAGCTATTTCTAAGTTAATGAAAGAAAGAGCCATGTCTGTTTTTAAAATACTTCCAATGAAATTTGATTCGTATTATGTTTCATTGTTAAGTGAAAAGTATAAGAATTCAAAAAATAATTTTATCAAAGCTTTTTATATTGGTTTTGTATCAAATATCAAGGCTAGGAAGTCTTCGGAATATTCTTCATTGATATACCTGATTAAAAAGGACAAATAA
- a CDS encoding DUF4175 family protein: protein MVGLQKGISLEDSSKLIGNHFPEINDKLTNLLQLKSGKQDSDLLLASIAQKSKEIQPIPFVKAVNFKTNLKYLKYAFIPVFIYFIIWITGNITIFESSLSRVIQPTIAFTPPAPFSFVLSNKNLQVVEGKSISVKFITRGKEVPSQTKIIFDEQSYFMQNNQINEFVYTFNSVTKPLDFYIEANGIRSSNYRIDVIPTPTIQNLSILLSYPRYLRMNNETINNTGNFTVPEGTNITWNLQTKQTDTVSFITAKDRLNFEKRTENSFQFNKTILRQLAYEISTSNKALSNFETLQFDIKVIPDAYPKLEIVSLSDSLNGESLEFAGRATDDYGIQKLELVYYLKKQPEAKHYVKLDTQEADELTFYEQFPGALKIEEGQEYVVFFRAFDNDAVNGSKKTLSEQFSFRKKTAEEIAQKTLEDQRKEIQNIEQSIEKQKKQSNSLKEIEQNLKNTKNINWTDKKNIDQFIKRQEQYKQMMLQQEDQLQQNLEQQPKDQKSIQEKKLALQQRIEELKKLEKEQKLLEELKKLAQSLNKEDLLKKVQKLSTQNKQQERSLERILELTKRFYVEQKTMQISEKLDQLAKKQEQLSQKNTDSLQEQSQIAKDFEELRKELNTLEEDNNALKEPMSIPDTKEEQDQINESLKQTQTPQQDKNQQKKNQQKVSKQLKQMSEKLQQAMMAMEGEMLDANIDSLKMILKNLLNFSFQQEDLMDQFSKIDVTHPDFGKELKKQHTLKTYFEHIDDSLYVLSMKLPDISVKIQADLTDAHYNIDQALSNLADNRFNNGVSNQQYVMTSVNNLADFLSELLDNMQQSKNSSSGKGKKGGKQFSLPDLIQKQQELTKQMKSGKIQQENKQGQEKNKGSSGGGEELDEKLYQIYQEQSILRDAMKESMGSEGTNNTQTQEVLKSMEELENEILEKGFNPGTIQRMEQLAYNLLKLEEASQQQGEDSKRKSKTNFKEFKALQKDLIIQKLFYNQTEILNRQSLPLQKIYKLKVQEYFKKQQEKSTND from the coding sequence TTGGTTGGATTACAAAAAGGAATCAGTCTAGAAGACTCATCCAAACTAATAGGGAATCATTTTCCAGAGATCAACGATAAATTAACAAACTTACTTCAACTTAAATCTGGTAAGCAAGATTCTGATTTGTTATTGGCTAGCATCGCTCAGAAATCTAAAGAAATTCAGCCTATACCCTTTGTAAAAGCTGTTAATTTTAAAACCAATCTAAAGTATTTAAAATATGCTTTTATTCCTGTTTTTATTTATTTTATAATTTGGATTACGGGTAATATTACCATTTTTGAGAGTTCATTAAGTAGGGTTATTCAACCAACAATTGCATTTACTCCTCCAGCGCCTTTTTCTTTTGTTTTATCAAATAAAAATTTACAAGTTGTTGAGGGAAAATCTATTAGCGTTAAGTTTATTACTAGGGGTAAAGAAGTTCCATCTCAAACTAAAATTATATTTGATGAGCAGAGTTATTTTATGCAGAACAACCAAATTAATGAGTTTGTTTATACCTTTAATTCTGTCACTAAACCTCTTGATTTTTATATAGAAGCAAACGGAATCCGTTCTTCTAACTATCGTATCGATGTGATTCCAACTCCTACCATTCAAAACCTAAGTATTTTACTTTCGTACCCTAGGTATCTAAGGATGAATAATGAGACCATTAACAACACTGGTAATTTTACAGTGCCTGAAGGGACAAATATCACCTGGAATCTTCAGACAAAACAAACTGACACTGTTTCTTTTATTACTGCTAAGGATCGTTTAAATTTTGAAAAACGCACAGAAAATAGTTTTCAATTTAACAAAACCATTTTAAGGCAACTTGCTTATGAAATAAGTACATCAAATAAAGCTCTATCTAATTTTGAAACCTTACAGTTTGATATTAAAGTCATCCCTGATGCGTATCCAAAGCTAGAGATTGTTTCACTAAGTGATAGTTTAAATGGGGAAAGTCTTGAATTTGCCGGTAGAGCCACAGATGATTATGGTATACAAAAACTTGAGCTGGTTTACTATTTAAAAAAACAACCAGAGGCCAAGCACTATGTAAAGCTAGATACTCAAGAAGCTGATGAACTTACTTTTTATGAACAATTTCCTGGAGCACTAAAGATAGAAGAAGGGCAAGAGTATGTGGTCTTTTTTAGAGCCTTTGATAATGATGCTGTAAACGGCAGTAAGAAAACGCTAAGTGAACAATTTTCCTTTCGAAAAAAAACAGCTGAGGAGATTGCGCAAAAAACTCTAGAGGATCAAAGAAAAGAAATACAAAACATTGAACAATCTATAGAGAAACAAAAAAAACAAAGCAATTCTTTAAAAGAGATCGAGCAAAACCTTAAAAACACTAAAAATATAAATTGGACTGATAAAAAAAATATTGATCAATTTATTAAGCGTCAAGAACAGTACAAACAAATGATGCTGCAACAAGAGGATCAACTCCAACAAAATTTAGAACAACAACCTAAAGATCAGAAATCAATTCAGGAAAAAAAACTTGCATTACAACAACGTATAGAAGAATTAAAAAAGCTCGAAAAAGAACAAAAGTTATTAGAAGAACTTAAAAAACTTGCTCAATCACTTAACAAAGAAGACCTTCTTAAAAAAGTTCAAAAACTCAGTACTCAAAACAAACAACAAGAACGCAGTTTAGAACGAATTTTAGAACTAACCAAACGTTTTTATGTGGAGCAAAAAACCATGCAGATTAGTGAGAAATTAGATCAACTTGCTAAAAAGCAAGAGCAGCTATCTCAAAAAAACACCGATTCTTTACAAGAACAATCACAGATAGCTAAAGATTTTGAAGAGCTCCGTAAAGAACTAAATACGCTTGAAGAAGACAATAATGCTCTTAAAGAACCTATGTCAATTCCTGATACCAAAGAAGAGCAAGATCAAATTAATGAATCCTTAAAACAGACTCAGACGCCACAGCAAGATAAAAATCAACAGAAAAAGAATCAACAAAAGGTTTCTAAACAGCTTAAGCAAATGAGTGAAAAACTTCAACAAGCCATGATGGCAATGGAAGGTGAAATGCTCGATGCTAACATTGATTCTTTAAAAATGATTTTAAAAAACCTTTTAAATTTTTCTTTTCAACAAGAAGATTTAATGGATCAATTTTCTAAGATTGATGTGACACATCCTGATTTTGGAAAAGAGTTAAAAAAACAACACACCCTTAAAACCTATTTTGAGCATATAGACGATAGCTTATATGTCTTGTCAATGAAACTTCCTGATATTTCTGTAAAAATTCAAGCAGATCTAACAGATGCGCATTACAATATTGATCAAGCACTTTCTAATCTTGCTGATAACCGTTTTAACAACGGTGTTTCTAATCAGCAATACGTAATGACCTCTGTGAATAACTTGGCTGATTTTTTAAGTGAACTGCTTGACAATATGCAACAATCTAAAAATTCTTCTTCAGGAAAAGGGAAAAAAGGAGGTAAACAATTTAGCCTTCCAGACCTTATTCAGAAACAACAAGAGTTGACAAAGCAAATGAAATCTGGTAAAATCCAACAAGAAAATAAGCAAGGACAAGAAAAAAATAAAGGATCTTCTGGTGGGGGAGAAGAACTAGATGAAAAATTATATCAAATTTACCAAGAGCAAAGTATTTTAAGAGATGCGATGAAAGAATCGATGGGTTCAGAAGGAACAAATAATACTCAAACTCAAGAAGTGTTAAAAAGTATGGAAGAGCTAGAAAATGAAATTTTAGAAAAAGGTTTTAATCCAGGCACTATCCAACGGATGGAGCAGCTAGCGTATAATTTATTAAAATTAGAAGAAGCCAGTCAGCAACAAGGTGAAGATTCTAAGAGAAAATCTAAGACTAATTTTAAAGAGTTTAAAGCTCTTCAAAAAGATTTAATCATACAGAAGTTGTTTTACAACCAAACAGAGATATTAAATAGACAATCGCTACCTTTGCAAAAAATTTATAAGCTTAAAGTACAAGAGTATTTTAAGAAGCAACAAGAGAAGTCTACTAATGATTGA
- a CDS encoding ATP-binding protein — translation MFFKDVLGQEYIKSYLKSSADNHRIPHAQLFVGKEGSGTLPMAIAYAQYLLCSTSDNKEACQLKCANLAHPDLHFAFPVTTNDQVKSHPISALFMTEWRAFMKEQPYGNLYNWLQFIGVENKQGLIGVDEAADIVKSLKLKSYEGGFKVMIIWMPEKMNSAAANKLLKLIEEPPEKTIFILVTEDEEQLISTITSRCQAIYFKAISEKEITDALIHKEKISENAAIKIAHSAEGNYNKALHLLHHDAGDDLFEEWFIVWVRAAFKAKGNAAVIEQLVAWSDTIAKSGRETQKHFLKYCLQFFRQALLYNYQAQSLVFLETKTANFDLKKFAPFVHSANILDIEKELNSALYHIERNGNAKIILLDLSIKLTRLLHSKEPAINN, via the coding sequence ATGTTTTTTAAAGACGTACTTGGACAAGAATATATTAAGAGCTACTTAAAGAGTTCTGCAGATAATCACCGCATCCCTCATGCACAGTTGTTTGTAGGCAAAGAAGGCAGTGGCACCTTGCCTATGGCCATAGCCTATGCCCAATATTTGTTGTGCTCTACCTCTGATAACAAAGAGGCCTGCCAATTAAAATGTGCAAATTTAGCACATCCTGATTTGCATTTTGCCTTTCCGGTTACGACCAACGATCAAGTTAAATCACATCCAATCAGTGCATTATTTATGACCGAGTGGCGTGCCTTTATGAAAGAACAGCCTTACGGGAATTTATACAATTGGCTACAGTTTATTGGGGTAGAAAACAAACAAGGTTTAATTGGTGTCGATGAGGCAGCAGATATTGTAAAATCCTTAAAACTAAAGTCTTACGAAGGAGGTTTTAAAGTGATGATTATTTGGATGCCCGAAAAAATGAACAGTGCTGCCGCAAATAAACTGCTAAAGCTTATAGAAGAACCACCAGAAAAAACCATCTTTATTTTAGTAACAGAAGATGAAGAACAACTTATTAGCACTATTACTTCTCGTTGTCAAGCCATCTACTTTAAAGCCATCTCTGAAAAAGAGATCACAGATGCTTTAATACACAAAGAAAAAATATCAGAAAATGCAGCGATAAAAATTGCACATTCTGCAGAGGGTAATTATAACAAAGCCTTGCATCTTTTGCATCATGATGCTGGCGATGACCTCTTTGAAGAGTGGTTTATTGTTTGGGTTCGAGCAGCTTTTAAAGCAAAAGGAAACGCTGCTGTTATAGAACAGTTGGTAGCCTGGAGTGATACCATCGCTAAATCAGGAAGAGAAACTCAAAAACATTTTTTAAAGTACTGTTTGCAATTTTTTAGACAGGCTTTACTTTATAATTATCAAGCACAATCACTTGTTTTTTTAGAAACTAAAACAGCCAACTTTGATTTAAAAAAGTTTGCTCCATTTGTGCATAGTGCAAACATACTAGACATTGAAAAAGAATTAAACTCAGCACTATACCATATAGAGCGAAATGGAAATGCAAAAATTATTTTACTAGATTTATCTATAAAACTAACCCGTTTATTGCACAGTAAAGAGCCTGCTATAAATAACTAA
- a CDS encoding DoxX family protein, with product MSLLQNYPTEILILIFLIVTFLQSGVDKLIDWKGNVSFIKGHFANSPLKNSVPLLLATILILELLASALMIVGVYQLFVDGTKTAALLGVELSALTLIFLLIGQRLAKDYAGAMTLAVYFVTTIFGVYLLSA from the coding sequence ATGTCACTACTTCAAAATTACCCAACAGAAATTTTAATCTTGATTTTTTTAATTGTCACTTTTTTACAATCTGGAGTTGATAAATTAATTGACTGGAAAGGAAATGTATCTTTTATAAAAGGTCATTTTGCAAACTCACCTTTAAAAAACTCTGTTCCCCTACTTTTGGCTACAATTTTAATTTTAGAGCTTTTAGCAAGTGCTTTGATGATCGTAGGTGTTTATCAGTTATTTGTTGATGGAACAAAAACAGCCGCTTTGCTTGGAGTTGAACTTTCTGCATTAACTCTCATCTTTTTGTTAATTGGTCAGCGTCTTGCAAAAGATTATGCTGGAGCAATGACCTTAGCAGTATATTTTGTAACCACCATTTTTGGAGTGTATCTTTTATCTGCCTAA
- the mnmG gene encoding tRNA uridine-5-carboxymethylaminomethyl(34) synthesis enzyme MnmG has product MSLFTTTYDVIVVGGGHAGSEAAAASANMGAHTLLITMSLQNIAQMSCNPAMGGIAKGQIVREIDALGGYSAIVTDKTAIQFKMLNKSKGPAMWSPRAQSDRMRFAEEWRNMLEQTDNLDFYQDSVNGLLFDGDTIVGVKTALGTHIKAKTVILTAGTFLNGLIHIGEKTFGGGRAGESASTGITEDLVKMGFESGRMKTGTPPRVDGRSLDYTKMVEQPGDENPEKFSYLPSTQALQKQRSCYLTYTNSVVHDLLREGFDRSPMFNGRIQSTGPRYCPSIEDKIDRFATKDRHQIFVEPEGWDTVEIYVNGFSTSMPEDIQDKAIRSIEGFENVKFFRYGYAIEYDFFPPTQLSHSLETKLIKNLFFAGQINGTTGYEEAASQGLMAGINAALKVQNKEPFILKRNEAYIGVLIDDLITKGTEEPYRMFTSRAEYRTLLRQDNADLRLTPKSYQIGLASEERMERVVMKKKKSEELIDFLNNLSVTKEQINPILEHNNLALVNQSMKLFKIAARPQLSFSDFVEIPALKSYIEANQIDQEIIEQVEIFLKYSGYIEKEKNNADKLNRLENVVIPSHFDYNKVKSLSYEAREKLLKIKPTSISQASRISGVSPSDISVLLVYMGR; this is encoded by the coding sequence ATGAGTCTTTTTACAACAACATACGATGTAATTGTGGTAGGTGGTGGCCACGCCGGGAGTGAAGCTGCTGCAGCTAGCGCAAATATGGGAGCTCACACTCTTTTAATCACTATGAGTCTTCAGAATATTGCTCAGATGAGTTGTAATCCTGCTATGGGTGGAATTGCAAAAGGTCAAATTGTTAGAGAGATTGACGCTCTTGGTGGTTATAGTGCTATCGTTACTGATAAAACAGCCATACAGTTTAAAATGCTAAATAAATCTAAGGGACCTGCTATGTGGAGTCCTCGTGCGCAATCTGATCGTATGCGTTTTGCAGAAGAATGGCGAAATATGTTAGAGCAAACGGATAACTTAGATTTTTATCAAGACTCTGTAAATGGTTTGTTGTTTGATGGTGATACTATTGTTGGGGTTAAAACTGCATTAGGTACTCATATTAAAGCAAAGACCGTTATCTTAACAGCGGGTACTTTTTTAAATGGTTTAATACATATCGGAGAGAAAACTTTCGGTGGAGGTAGAGCTGGTGAAAGTGCTTCAACAGGAATTACAGAAGACCTTGTAAAAATGGGTTTTGAATCTGGTAGAATGAAAACAGGTACACCTCCACGTGTAGATGGTCGTTCTTTAGATTACACAAAAATGGTTGAACAACCTGGTGATGAAAACCCTGAAAAGTTTTCATATTTACCAAGTACTCAAGCTTTACAAAAACAGCGTTCATGTTATCTAACCTATACCAATTCTGTGGTTCATGATTTGCTTCGTGAAGGCTTTGATCGTTCTCCAATGTTTAATGGTAGAATTCAAAGTACAGGTCCTAGATATTGTCCTTCTATTGAAGACAAGATTGACAGGTTTGCAACCAAAGACCGTCATCAAATTTTTGTAGAACCAGAAGGTTGGGATACGGTAGAAATCTATGTAAATGGTTTTTCTACTTCTATGCCAGAAGATATTCAGGATAAAGCTATTCGATCTATTGAAGGTTTTGAGAATGTAAAGTTTTTTAGATATGGTTACGCCATTGAATATGATTTTTTTCCACCAACCCAATTAAGCCACAGTTTAGAAACTAAGTTAATTAAAAACTTATTTTTTGCTGGTCAAATTAATGGAACCACTGGTTATGAAGAAGCAGCTTCTCAAGGTTTAATGGCTGGAATTAATGCCGCTCTAAAAGTGCAAAACAAAGAGCCTTTTATATTAAAACGCAACGAAGCTTATATTGGAGTTTTAATTGATGATTTAATTACAAAAGGAACAGAAGAGCCCTATAGAATGTTTACGTCTCGTGCTGAATACAGGACCTTATTGAGACAAGATAATGCAGATCTTAGATTAACACCTAAGTCATATCAAATTGGTTTGGCATCAGAAGAACGCATGGAACGCGTTGTAATGAAAAAGAAAAAATCAGAAGAATTAATAGATTTTTTAAACAACCTTAGCGTTACTAAAGAACAAATTAATCCTATACTTGAGCACAATAATTTAGCGCTTGTTAATCAATCGATGAAGCTTTTTAAAATTGCTGCTAGACCTCAATTATCCTTTTCTGATTTTGTTGAGATTCCTGCATTAAAAAGTTATATTGAAGCCAATCAAATTGATCAAGAGATTATTGAACAAGTAGAAATTTTCTTAAAATATTCTGGTTATATAGAAAAGGAAAAGAACAATGCTGATAAACTTAATCGATTAGAGAATGTTGTAATTCCTTCACATTTTGATTATAACAAAGTGAAATCATTATCATATGAAGCTAGAGAAAAGTTATTAAAAATTAAACCAACCAGTATTTCTCAAGCAAGTAGAATCAGCGGAGTTTCGCCAAGTGATATTTCTGTTTTGTTGGTTTATATGGGGCGATAA
- a CDS encoding phosphoglycerate kinase, giving the protein MKTLNDFNFDGKKALIRVDFNVPLNADFIVTDATRIFAAKPSIIKVLEDGGSVVLMSHLGRPKGKEDKFSLKHIVDKVEEIIGVQVGFVEDCIGDKAQQAVANLEPGQVLLLENLRFYAEEEKGDLDFAKQLAQLGDIYINDAFGTAHRAHASTTIVAQFFPENKCFGALLSREIESINKVLNDSVKPVTAILGGAKVSSKIGVLENILDKVNHIIIGGGMTFTFIKALGGQIGNSLVEEDKLDLALAILAKAKEKNVQIHLPVDAIIADAFSNDANIKEVATDAIPDGWMGLDVGSKTSEIFADVIAKSKTILWNGPLGVFEMEAFSKGTIELGNAIAKATSKGAFSLVGGGDSVAAVKQFGFEDKVSYVSTGGGAMLEMLEGKPLPGIEAILN; this is encoded by the coding sequence ATGAAAACACTGAATGATTTTAATTTCGACGGAAAAAAAGCATTAATTAGAGTAGATTTTAATGTGCCGTTAAACGCTGATTTTATAGTAACCGATGCAACCAGAATTTTTGCAGCTAAACCAAGTATAATCAAAGTTTTAGAAGACGGAGGTTCTGTGGTTTTAATGTCTCATTTAGGCAGACCTAAAGGAAAAGAAGACAAATTTTCTTTAAAACACATTGTAGATAAAGTAGAAGAAATTATTGGTGTTCAAGTAGGTTTTGTAGAGGATTGTATTGGTGATAAAGCCCAACAAGCAGTTGCAAACCTAGAACCAGGACAGGTTTTATTATTAGAAAATCTTCGTTTTTATGCCGAAGAAGAAAAAGGAGACCTTGATTTTGCAAAACAATTAGCGCAATTAGGCGATATCTATATAAACGATGCTTTTGGAACTGCTCATCGAGCACATGCATCCACCACAATTGTTGCTCAATTTTTTCCTGAAAATAAATGTTTTGGAGCCTTGTTGTCTAGAGAAATAGAAAGTATTAATAAGGTATTAAATGACAGTGTAAAACCAGTAACAGCCATTTTAGGGGGCGCAAAAGTATCTTCTAAAATTGGTGTTTTAGAAAATATACTAGACAAGGTAAATCATATTATCATTGGAGGAGGTATGACCTTTACTTTTATAAAAGCACTAGGAGGCCAAATTGGAAATTCTTTAGTTGAAGAAGATAAATTGGATCTTGCATTGGCTATTTTAGCAAAAGCCAAAGAAAAAAACGTACAAATTCACTTACCTGTTGATGCAATTATCGCAGATGCTTTTAGCAATGATGCAAATATAAAAGAGGTTGCTACGGATGCCATTCCAGATGGATGGATGGGATTAGATGTTGGTTCTAAAACCTCAGAAATCTTTGCAGATGTGATTGCGAAATCTAAAACTATTTTATGGAATGGTCCACTAGGAGTTTTTGAAATGGAAGCCTTTTCTAAAGGAACTATTGAGCTTGGAAACGCCATTGCAAAAGCAACTTCAAAAGGCGCTTTTTCTTTAGTGGGTGGAGGAGATTCTGTTGCCGCTGTTAAACAATTTGGTTTTGAAGACAAGGTTAGTTACGTATCTACTGGAGGAGGAGCCATGTTAGAAATGCTAGAAGGGAAACCCCTTCCGGGAATTGAAGCGATTTTAAATTAA